One Myxococcus xanthus genomic window carries:
- a CDS encoding class I SAM-dependent methyltransferase, translated as MRDDTHLHIASSPEPSAPRQSQPEEAASSQYWKATSGYTYREMIRTRQDAGNPGYGQQEALLTKLMQTEQRALGRPLDVLEFGCGFGRHASYLASLEGVRYHGYDFSEAMMEPLRHAPPVGLEPVEERLFCGPDALTAVGDRTFDVVFTVSVLIHNPPERLPGLLESLGKLVRPGGLLCLVENQLVPFGVWENAWHQGCWLHPYAELTPAGWDMHHGGGLLATHDVYVFKRNASQGRRFFQLQSVEEPRDERREVTLESLNVESLPRLRAWTEHAGEVLREGNGLTGMQVSELTERLTVELKRSERRQRLLSLSDELVRLRAEPVVTARAPADALAPRYGHDNAAEAVVVDAPLDTTWAHVDPRLSRVVHLFHQEWYGIRAASGYAPGHKIGITANRALTAADHQRIAETCERLGARSVIFQGFSPNALEVMHMLRRVFGSTLKLCCVWHGSTAQFHFDFELETFSRLLVLREQGLLDAVACVKPEMHLMSPLLFQKVLLNLPPRVAPADQRHRAPPTRAAFVPTPNNWWKNFYSNVFVAASLPGMERVFVTSPFSARPELPLKASVINVGPLNRSELFNLIRETDVVLNVTLAECQPMTALEGLTHGVACLTGPLTLGALDEHPFQRLVQVAGTGSLGQIRSALERVVGLRERSPEEYAQMLEDYTQTLCAQAINHYLEFAQP; from the coding sequence ATGCGGGATGACACCCATCTTCACATCGCGTCGTCGCCGGAGCCGAGCGCCCCGCGGCAGTCGCAGCCGGAAGAAGCGGCAAGCAGCCAGTATTGGAAGGCCACGAGCGGCTACACCTATCGAGAGATGATCCGCACGCGCCAGGACGCGGGCAACCCCGGGTATGGCCAACAAGAGGCGCTGCTCACGAAGCTGATGCAGACCGAGCAACGCGCGCTGGGGAGGCCGCTGGACGTCCTGGAGTTTGGCTGCGGCTTCGGGCGGCATGCCTCCTATCTGGCGTCCCTCGAAGGCGTTCGCTACCACGGCTACGACTTCTCCGAGGCGATGATGGAGCCCCTGCGGCACGCGCCGCCCGTGGGGCTGGAGCCCGTGGAAGAGCGGCTCTTCTGTGGGCCGGATGCCCTGACGGCGGTGGGGGACAGGACGTTCGACGTGGTGTTCACCGTGTCCGTCCTCATCCACAACCCGCCGGAGCGCCTGCCTGGCCTGCTGGAATCGCTGGGCAAGCTGGTGCGTCCTGGCGGATTGCTGTGCCTGGTCGAAAACCAGCTTGTTCCCTTCGGTGTTTGGGAGAACGCCTGGCACCAGGGCTGCTGGCTGCACCCGTACGCGGAACTGACGCCCGCTGGCTGGGACATGCATCATGGCGGTGGCCTCCTGGCCACGCATGACGTCTACGTCTTCAAGCGCAACGCGTCCCAAGGCCGTCGCTTCTTCCAGCTCCAGTCCGTCGAGGAGCCCCGGGACGAGCGCCGGGAGGTGACGCTGGAGTCGCTGAACGTCGAGTCCCTGCCCCGACTGCGGGCGTGGACGGAGCACGCGGGCGAGGTGCTCCGGGAGGGGAACGGCCTGACGGGGATGCAGGTCTCCGAGCTGACGGAGCGCCTGACGGTCGAACTGAAGCGGTCGGAGCGGCGGCAGCGCTTGTTGTCGCTTTCGGATGAGCTGGTCCGCCTTCGCGCCGAGCCGGTGGTGACTGCTCGGGCGCCGGCCGACGCGCTGGCGCCGCGGTATGGGCATGACAACGCGGCGGAGGCCGTCGTTGTCGATGCGCCGCTGGATACGACGTGGGCTCACGTCGACCCGCGGCTCTCCCGGGTGGTGCATCTCTTCCACCAGGAGTGGTACGGCATCCGTGCTGCGTCTGGCTACGCGCCGGGACACAAGATTGGCATCACCGCGAATCGCGCGTTGACCGCGGCGGACCACCAGCGCATCGCCGAAACGTGTGAGCGGCTGGGCGCACGGTCCGTCATCTTCCAGGGGTTTTCGCCCAATGCCCTGGAAGTCATGCACATGCTTCGCCGCGTGTTCGGCAGCACGCTCAAGCTATGCTGCGTGTGGCACGGCTCCACGGCCCAGTTCCACTTCGACTTCGAATTGGAGACCTTCAGCCGCTTGCTGGTGCTCCGGGAGCAGGGGCTTCTTGATGCCGTGGCTTGCGTCAAGCCAGAGATGCACTTGATGTCGCCGCTGCTCTTCCAGAAGGTCCTGCTCAACCTTCCTCCTCGGGTGGCACCGGCGGACCAGCGACACCGCGCTCCGCCGACGCGGGCCGCTTTCGTTCCCACGCCCAACAACTGGTGGAAGAACTTCTATTCCAACGTCTTCGTCGCCGCGTCACTGCCGGGGATGGAGCGCGTCTTCGTCACCAGTCCTTTCTCGGCCCGCCCGGAGCTGCCCCTCAAGGCTTCCGTCATCAACGTCGGGCCGTTGAACCGTTCGGAGCTGTTCAACCTCATCCGGGAGACGGACGTCGTCCTCAACGTGACGCTCGCCGAGTGCCAGCCGATGACCGCCCTGGAGGGGCTGACTCACGGTGTGGCGTGCCTGACAGGGCCGTTGACCCTGGGGGCTCTGGATGAACACCCCTTTCAGCGGTTGGTTCAGGTCGCGGGCACCGGCTCGCTCGGACAGATTCGCTCGGCGTTGGAGCGGGTCGTCGGCCTCCGGGAGCGTTCGCCGGAGGAGTACGCGCAGATGCTGGAGGACTACACCCAGACGCTCTGTGCCCAAGCGATCAACCACTACCTTGAGTTCGCACAGCCATGA
- a CDS encoding glycosyltransferase, with the protein MSMTRVCLVTDELYPFTPGGIGRVAHNLIMDSQRHGANVEFHVLFPPTVSVQTAQVELFFGGRVKAHLCDFREPQQTTADAHGFYPPTEAFRDSRWHGESLEVMRYLKAREAEGLRFDVIEFADFRGWAFAALQEKHLGLAFAQTTLSVRLHSSYGTLMHHEPNTLEVENLGRYEIERKSLLDADLVVGHLPCIAEFNRRFYGFDDAWMRKVRVEFPPVVMESPAESSRPFDVPATQRNLVFVTKIQHFKQPDVFVRGAVLLMRTWPEYQGKAILACHAFDPEFLAEVKALIPSDLTDRFVFIKPGPDREAHMRAGVVVITSSYESLNLTAYEASVAGTRLVLNSACLAFGDDSPFVDGVHCHKYDGSLDALVVAMRKALEGPELAPVRWTVDRPYWERHAREALPTRSPRSPLVSVVIINQDQGIFLPIALQGVAASTYPEVEVVIVDDGSTSAFDMQVLQRLERSAAEGEGLRVVRSPIRRGFAGARNLGVRAARGEYVVFLESDDSLSPDFIQHAVAALEARQEFSGVVPTGGRFHSSEELANRQFKGFMTYLGDCPTYALAANQVSAPTALLRRTVLEQHAYNETLSGYADWDFFLRLAQGGHRFLVTNQVHFFSRRGHAITPSASQQRQHFRWLVRLFEGVPAPLHPSTRLFALLAHSREAMVDPYGALDTHERRPSSAASASLESAQALAEAARPLRYDVVDLMNAALKRLPLVHPLLKQAVAGKPAPASGAVGSVNPGDAPPLRYVLVDRANTLFKRMPVIHRAIRSTVSRLT; encoded by the coding sequence ATGAGCATGACCCGCGTCTGCCTCGTTACCGATGAGCTCTACCCCTTCACCCCCGGGGGCATTGGCCGCGTCGCGCACAACCTCATCATGGACTCGCAGCGCCACGGCGCGAACGTGGAGTTCCATGTCCTGTTCCCGCCCACCGTTTCCGTGCAGACGGCCCAGGTGGAGCTCTTCTTCGGGGGACGGGTGAAGGCGCATCTGTGCGACTTCCGCGAGCCACAACAGACCACCGCGGATGCGCATGGCTTCTATCCGCCCACGGAAGCCTTTCGGGATTCTCGTTGGCACGGTGAGTCGTTGGAGGTGATGCGTTACCTGAAGGCGCGCGAAGCGGAGGGCTTGCGCTTCGACGTCATCGAGTTCGCGGATTTCCGCGGCTGGGCCTTCGCCGCGCTGCAGGAGAAGCACCTGGGGCTGGCCTTCGCGCAGACCACCCTCTCGGTGCGGCTGCACTCGAGCTACGGCACCCTCATGCACCACGAGCCCAACACGCTCGAGGTCGAGAACCTGGGGCGGTACGAAATCGAGCGGAAGTCCTTGCTCGATGCGGACCTCGTGGTGGGGCACCTGCCATGCATCGCCGAGTTCAACCGGCGTTTCTACGGCTTCGATGACGCGTGGATGCGCAAGGTGCGGGTGGAGTTTCCCCCGGTGGTCATGGAGTCTCCGGCGGAGTCGTCCCGGCCGTTCGACGTTCCCGCGACCCAGCGCAACCTGGTGTTCGTCACCAAGATCCAGCACTTCAAGCAGCCGGATGTCTTCGTCCGGGGTGCCGTGCTGTTGATGCGTACGTGGCCGGAGTACCAGGGCAAGGCCATCCTGGCGTGCCATGCCTTCGACCCGGAATTCCTCGCAGAGGTCAAGGCGCTCATCCCGTCGGACCTGACGGACCGCTTCGTCTTCATCAAGCCAGGTCCTGACCGCGAAGCGCACATGCGCGCGGGGGTGGTGGTCATCACCTCCAGCTATGAGTCGCTGAATCTCACGGCCTACGAGGCTTCCGTCGCGGGCACCCGGCTGGTGCTCAACTCGGCCTGCCTGGCCTTCGGTGACGACAGCCCCTTCGTCGACGGGGTCCACTGCCACAAGTATGACGGCAGCCTGGACGCGCTGGTGGTGGCCATGCGCAAGGCGTTGGAAGGCCCGGAGCTGGCCCCCGTCCGCTGGACGGTGGACCGTCCCTATTGGGAGCGCCACGCGCGGGAGGCGCTGCCCACGCGAAGCCCTCGGTCGCCGCTGGTCAGCGTGGTCATCATCAATCAGGACCAGGGCATCTTCCTGCCCATCGCGCTGCAAGGTGTCGCCGCCAGCACGTACCCGGAAGTGGAAGTCGTCATCGTGGACGATGGGTCCACGAGCGCCTTCGACATGCAGGTCCTGCAGCGCCTGGAGCGGTCCGCGGCTGAAGGGGAGGGGCTTCGTGTCGTCCGCTCCCCGATCCGCCGCGGGTTCGCGGGGGCTCGTAACCTGGGTGTCCGCGCCGCACGCGGGGAATACGTCGTGTTCCTGGAGTCGGACGACAGCCTGTCCCCGGACTTCATCCAGCACGCCGTCGCCGCGCTGGAAGCGCGACAGGAGTTCTCAGGGGTGGTCCCCACCGGAGGCCGCTTCCACTCCAGCGAAGAGCTGGCCAACCGCCAGTTCAAAGGGTTCATGACGTACCTGGGGGATTGTCCGACGTACGCGCTGGCCGCGAACCAGGTCTCCGCGCCCACGGCGCTGCTGCGCCGAACCGTCCTGGAGCAGCACGCCTACAACGAAACCCTGTCCGGCTATGCGGACTGGGATTTCTTCCTGCGGCTCGCGCAGGGGGGACACCGCTTCCTGGTGACGAACCAGGTCCACTTCTTCTCGCGGCGGGGGCATGCCATCACCCCGTCCGCGTCCCAGCAGCGCCAGCACTTCCGCTGGCTGGTGCGGCTCTTCGAAGGCGTGCCCGCGCCACTGCACCCGTCGACGCGGCTCTTCGCACTGCTCGCGCACTCCCGCGAGGCCATGGTCGACCCATATGGCGCGCTAGACACGCATGAGCGTCGGCCGTCCTCCGCGGCGTCCGCGTCCCTGGAGTCCGCCCAGGCGCTGGCCGAGGCCGCGCGCCCGCTGCGCTACGACGTGGTGGATTTGATGAACGCGGCCTTGAAGCGCCTGCCCCTCGTGCACCCCTTGCTCAAGCAGGCCGTCGCGGGCAAACCCGCTCCCGCCAGCGGAGCGGTGGGGAGCGTGAATCCCGGGGATGCGCCTCCGCTTCGTTACGTGCTCGTGGACCGCGCGAACACGCTCTTCAAGCGGATGCCCGTCATTCACCGCGCGATTCGGAGCACGGTCAGCCGGCTGACCTGA
- the rfbC gene encoding O-antigen biosynthesis protein RfbC — translation MWQKWADVTQGHVAAPGPGDFAQMVAVLRKVLEERQPCAPEQCDERSALEGALRLATEHLHRALPDGGQGMSSLQEAARLADPAAFSIPASHRARGGTLVTSAKRAFVNGLEPFHVEMLRPQGNFNRALVRVLEYLTVHRALGLRDDVSSWAVAQLEPLAVPTRWVVGSHRGRVAGALVGFAKRGYLYTLGPVLEAVLQGQARWNLAMVEAIRAAAGAQAPGEAEARRHVADVEALREPLAGRTLPGALRVTQPLWGEVLRRQSRFNAESVLALANLLGTRTAPPQPPSLADYPAWCAAREPARVTAAQEAVARLSRRPLISLVTPVHDASEAFLRECLASVSSQVYADWEWLLVDDASTAPHLARILREAAERESRIRVLTASSEGDTARATNEGFAACRGDFVGFLGAEDTLSPHALAEVALAFLAQPELALLYTDEDGLDAQGHRSAPFFKPDWSPDLLRSVDYVRHFLVVRRETLAQVGGLREGFDGAQGHDLMLRLSEATSSIGHITEPLYHAREGSAASASRGAGLDTATKAGVRALSEHLARQGESAEVTSPAPIQYRVRYPVRGTPKVSIIVPFKDRPDLLRTLVDSLLAQTRYPHFEVLLVSNNSTRPETFALLEQWVDPRLVKLTWDHPFNYPAINNWAAKQASGELLLFLNNDMEVVDPSWLDELVSQAQRPEVGAVGCKLLFPEGTVQHAGVVVGMTGFAGHPFWRLPEGPISTPFGHTEWTRNWLSVTSACVILRREVFESLGGFDERFQVCGSDVELGLRLNAQGLRVVCTAQTRLIHHESASRRADAIPEADYWLSYAAYRPWLGPKGDPYYNPHLTLTATDCGLRRHPEDGEQLAVRTLGRDVPSARDVRGEQRARAQRHLIEHLEAWDFTPEQAQTSRESAPAALAALRAKGRVETATWFVPAFGHVYAGIHTIFRFADLMQRRHGVRSDFVIYDQPNVRPGDIEARVAAICPGAVGAVRVLRRPEDVALLPACDLALATAWTSAYRVLHHPRAGLRGYFVQDYEPLFHAAGTPSALAEQTYGLGFYGIFNTPGLYEHVVGLHGMEGAWFEPAVDGTLFHPRRPPRQGPVRVFFYGRPGNERNGFELGLAALAQLKRELGPAVEVLAAGAEWDPEAYGVRGLVTNLGMLPAERTGALYRECDVGLCFMFTRHPSYLPLEMMACGVTVVTNDNPTNRWLLTHGENCLLAEPTPSGVLARLRDAVSNGALRARLGTNAAERVSRTSWEAEVDRVMKGLLNTGAHPAATLDDRASSLEHAS, via the coding sequence GAAGGTGCTGGAGGAGCGTCAGCCGTGCGCGCCCGAACAGTGTGATGAGCGCAGCGCCCTGGAAGGCGCGCTGCGCCTGGCGACGGAGCACCTCCACCGCGCGCTCCCCGACGGCGGCCAGGGCATGTCCTCTCTCCAGGAAGCCGCGAGGCTGGCGGACCCGGCTGCGTTCTCCATCCCGGCGTCTCATCGGGCGCGTGGGGGCACGCTGGTGACGTCCGCCAAGCGTGCCTTCGTCAACGGGTTGGAGCCGTTCCACGTCGAGATGCTTCGGCCTCAGGGGAACTTCAACCGCGCGCTCGTGCGGGTGCTGGAGTACCTGACGGTGCATCGGGCCCTGGGCCTGCGCGATGACGTGTCCTCCTGGGCCGTCGCTCAACTGGAGCCGCTGGCGGTGCCCACCCGGTGGGTGGTGGGGTCGCATCGCGGCCGCGTGGCGGGAGCGCTGGTGGGCTTCGCCAAGCGGGGCTACCTCTACACGTTGGGGCCCGTGCTGGAGGCCGTGCTTCAGGGGCAGGCCCGGTGGAACCTGGCCATGGTGGAGGCCATCCGCGCGGCGGCGGGTGCCCAGGCGCCAGGAGAAGCCGAGGCCCGCCGCCATGTCGCGGACGTCGAAGCGCTGCGCGAGCCGCTGGCGGGCCGGACCCTGCCCGGCGCCCTCCGCGTCACCCAGCCACTGTGGGGCGAGGTGCTGCGGCGGCAGTCCCGTTTCAATGCCGAGTCGGTGCTCGCGCTCGCCAACCTCCTGGGCACGCGGACGGCACCGCCACAGCCGCCGTCGCTGGCGGACTACCCCGCCTGGTGCGCGGCGCGGGAGCCGGCGCGTGTCACCGCGGCACAGGAAGCCGTCGCGCGGCTGTCGCGGCGCCCGCTCATCTCGCTGGTCACGCCGGTCCACGATGCCTCGGAAGCCTTCCTTCGTGAGTGCCTCGCCTCGGTGAGCTCTCAGGTGTACGCCGACTGGGAATGGCTCCTGGTGGATGACGCCAGCACCGCGCCGCACCTGGCGCGCATCCTCCGGGAAGCGGCGGAGCGGGAGTCTCGCATCCGCGTCCTCACCGCGTCATCCGAAGGGGACACGGCCCGGGCCACCAACGAAGGGTTCGCGGCGTGCCGTGGGGACTTCGTGGGGTTCCTGGGCGCCGAGGACACGCTCTCACCGCATGCACTGGCCGAGGTGGCGCTGGCGTTCCTGGCGCAGCCCGAGCTCGCGCTCCTCTACACGGACGAGGACGGCTTGGACGCGCAGGGCCACCGCTCCGCGCCGTTCTTCAAGCCGGACTGGTCGCCCGACCTGTTGCGCTCCGTGGACTACGTCCGTCACTTCCTGGTGGTCCGTCGCGAGACGCTGGCGCAGGTGGGCGGTCTGCGAGAGGGCTTCGATGGCGCTCAGGGCCATGACCTGATGCTACGGCTGAGCGAGGCCACCTCGTCCATTGGTCACATCACGGAGCCGCTGTACCACGCACGTGAGGGGTCGGCGGCTTCGGCCAGCCGGGGCGCTGGGCTGGACACGGCGACGAAGGCGGGCGTGCGGGCGCTGTCGGAGCACCTGGCGCGCCAGGGGGAGTCCGCGGAGGTGACGAGCCCGGCGCCCATTCAGTACCGGGTCCGCTATCCGGTGCGGGGCACGCCGAAGGTCTCCATCATCGTCCCGTTCAAGGACCGCCCGGACCTGCTGCGCACGCTGGTGGACAGCCTCCTGGCGCAGACCCGCTACCCCCATTTCGAGGTGTTGCTCGTCTCCAACAACAGCACCCGGCCAGAGACATTCGCGCTGCTGGAGCAGTGGGTGGACCCGCGGCTGGTGAAGCTGACGTGGGACCACCCCTTCAACTACCCGGCCATCAACAACTGGGCCGCGAAGCAGGCCTCCGGGGAGCTGCTGCTCTTCCTCAACAACGACATGGAGGTGGTGGACCCCTCCTGGCTGGATGAGCTGGTCTCCCAGGCCCAGCGGCCCGAGGTGGGCGCGGTGGGGTGCAAGCTGCTCTTCCCCGAGGGCACCGTGCAGCATGCGGGCGTCGTGGTGGGGATGACGGGCTTCGCGGGACATCCTTTCTGGCGGCTGCCGGAGGGGCCCATCTCCACTCCGTTCGGGCACACCGAATGGACGCGGAACTGGCTGTCCGTCACCAGCGCGTGCGTCATCCTCCGCCGCGAGGTCTTCGAGTCGCTGGGGGGCTTCGACGAGCGTTTCCAGGTGTGTGGCAGTGACGTGGAGCTGGGCCTGCGGCTGAATGCCCAGGGCCTCCGCGTGGTGTGCACGGCGCAGACGCGGCTCATTCATCATGAGTCGGCCAGCCGGCGTGCGGACGCCATTCCCGAAGCGGACTACTGGCTGTCCTATGCTGCCTACCGGCCGTGGCTGGGGCCGAAGGGCGACCCCTACTACAACCCGCACCTCACGCTGACGGCCACGGACTGCGGCCTCCGCCGACATCCGGAGGATGGCGAGCAACTGGCGGTCCGGACGCTGGGGCGCGACGTTCCGAGCGCGCGGGATGTCCGGGGCGAGCAGCGTGCGCGGGCACAGCGGCACCTCATCGAGCACCTGGAGGCGTGGGACTTCACGCCCGAACAGGCCCAGACCTCGCGCGAGTCGGCGCCGGCGGCGCTGGCGGCGCTGCGCGCGAAGGGGCGGGTGGAGACGGCAACCTGGTTCGTTCCCGCCTTCGGCCATGTCTACGCGGGCATCCACACCATCTTCCGCTTCGCGGACCTGATGCAGCGCCGCCACGGCGTGCGCAGCGACTTCGTCATCTACGACCAGCCGAACGTGAGGCCCGGTGACATCGAGGCCCGCGTGGCGGCCATCTGCCCGGGCGCGGTCGGGGCGGTGCGCGTGCTGCGTCGGCCAGAGGACGTGGCGCTCCTGCCCGCATGCGATCTGGCGCTGGCCACCGCGTGGACCTCCGCCTATCGCGTGCTGCACCACCCGCGGGCGGGCCTTCGCGGCTACTTCGTCCAGGATTACGAACCGCTGTTCCATGCGGCGGGCACCCCCTCCGCGCTGGCCGAGCAGACGTATGGCCTGGGCTTCTACGGCATCTTCAACACGCCCGGGCTCTACGAACACGTCGTGGGCCTGCATGGGATGGAGGGCGCCTGGTTCGAGCCCGCCGTGGATGGGACCTTGTTTCATCCGCGCCGGCCACCGCGCCAGGGTCCTGTGCGTGTGTTCTTCTACGGACGCCCGGGCAATGAGCGCAACGGCTTCGAGCTGGGGTTGGCCGCGTTGGCGCAGCTCAAGCGGGAGCTGGGCCCCGCCGTCGAGGTGCTCGCGGCGGGCGCGGAGTGGGACCCCGAGGCCTACGGCGTCAGGGGGCTTGTCACCAATCTGGGAATGTTGCCGGCGGAACGGACGGGGGCGCTCTACCGCGAGTGTGATGTCGGGTTGTGTTTCATGTTCACCCGGCATCCGTCGTACCTGCCGTTGGAGATGATGGCTTGCGGTGTCACGGTCGTCACGAACGACAATCCCACCAATCGGTGGTTGCTGACGCACGGTGAGAACTGCCTGCTTGCCGAGCCGACCCCGAGTGGCGTACTGGCCCGGCTTCGCGACGCCGTCTCCAACGGCGCGCTCCGGGCCCGGCTCGGTACGAATGCCGCGGAGCGGGTCAGCCGGACGTCGTGGGAGGCCGAGGTAGACCGGGTCATGAAGGGCTTGCTGAACACAGGTGCGCACCCAGCGGCGACGCTGGATGACCGGGCTTCATCCTTGGAACACGCCAGCTGA